From the Leptolyngbya sp. O-77 genome, one window contains:
- the psbV2 gene encoding photosystem II cytochrome PsbV2, which translates to MQQAKRKGTQGAGQRNRWLEIRRLVVGWLVIGCWMGAIALMPQGAIAGPVDPYVARFLDASEPVELPLDADATQPFSAIDLTAGKRLFEENCKNCHVGGSTLPNPTVPLSLSALKGATPPRDTINSLVAFLRSPTTYDGSEEALECRRVSEDWMNQAQVEKLSAFILRSAQKAPGWGTADF; encoded by the coding sequence ATGCAGCAGGCTAAGCGGAAAGGCACGCAGGGGGCAGGTCAGCGGAACCGTTGGTTAGAGATTCGACGGCTGGTTGTCGGATGGCTGGTCATCGGATGCTGGATGGGGGCGATCGCGCTGATGCCGCAAGGGGCGATCGCCGGGCCCGTTGATCCCTATGTCGCAAGATTTCTAGATGCCTCCGAGCCAGTGGAGTTGCCGCTCGATGCAGACGCCACCCAGCCGTTTTCGGCAATCGACCTAACCGCAGGCAAGCGCCTGTTTGAAGAAAACTGCAAAAACTGCCACGTCGGTGGTTCGACCCTGCCCAACCCGACCGTGCCGCTGTCGCTATCAGCGCTAAAAGGCGCAACTCCGCCCCGCGATACCATTAACAGCCTGGTGGCATTTCTGCGATCCCCTACAACCTACGACGGCTCCGAAGAAGCGCTGGAGTGTCGTCGCGTTTCGGAAGACTGGATGAACCAGGCGCAGGTCGAAAAGCTATCGGCCTTCATTCTGCGATCGGCCCAGAAAGCACCTGGCTGGGGCACGGCTGATTTCTAA
- a CDS encoding low molecular weight protein-tyrosine-phosphatase yields MPYKLLFVCLGNICRSPSAENIMNLLIRQNGLDGQIICDSAGTGAWHVGSPPDRRMNAAAQAKLGITLEGTARQFHPDDFEEFDLILAMDKENYENILRLDRSGQYRHKVKLMCDYCQTYGDREVPDPYYGGTEGFNYVIDLLMDACGGLLAALRRDGVIG; encoded by the coding sequence ATGCCCTACAAGCTGCTGTTTGTTTGCCTTGGCAACATTTGCCGATCGCCCTCTGCGGAAAACATTATGAACCTGCTGATCCGACAAAACGGGCTAGACGGGCAGATTATTTGCGACTCGGCGGGTACGGGCGCATGGCACGTCGGCAGCCCGCCCGATCGCCGCATGAACGCCGCTGCTCAGGCGAAGCTGGGCATTACGCTAGAGGGAACCGCCCGCCAGTTTCATCCCGACGATTTTGAGGAGTTTGACCTGATCCTGGCAATGGACAAAGAGAATTACGAAAATATTCTGCGCCTCGACCGCAGCGGGCAATATCGCCACAAGGTGAAGCTAATGTGCGACTATTGCCAAACCTATGGCGATCGCGAAGTGCCCGACCCCTACTACGGCGGGACGGAGGGGTTTAACTATGTGATTGACCTGCTGATGGATGCCTGTGGCGGGTTATTGGCAGCGTTGAGGCGTGATGGCGTAATCGGGTAA
- a CDS encoding GAF domain-containing protein, whose amino-acid sequence MSLKSRSKKTPPQSNSEESLSDNAPLFERPAPASSCPSAENSERNCENRHCTGSKSLSGGSHLSNSHARSHSSPAPPSDGSAASSSAIAQPLLKFDSLEISSLEASSLKASSPADFSDALPPFIQPLLTLISDLVYVYDRVAHRLMLMNDRTAAVLGDCLEGLQSPSIAALSARVHSEDWARVQTYLAQMLGESSDEHEVEFRLRQSNGEWRWLRSRDRLLSRTLDGLPWQRLGLLTDITHQKQTDSTAQPTSLVEQQMALVSKQATHFARMLSQSLDLKDILNTAVDQVLQIFQADRVLIYRLFENGTGSIIVDAIAAGCPPIAGHPPPESIFPIADRPTSNAGWVYSLDNLEAESLSEHSRSVLRRLGVRAMLVVPMMQQDTLWGWLVVHQCLGDRTWQKWETDLITQLAGQLELAIAQSELYQQVQRLNVDLERQIQARTAELRLASNFEATLKRITDKVRDSLDEDQILQTAVQELAIATEISCCNAALYDLEGGTSTVRYEYTTTVSPYQGRTADLAAFPEIYGPLLNGQSLQFCSLVPNPVRGRVSMLATPIMDDQGVLGDLWMINHAFYAFGEQDLRMAQQVANQCAIALRQARLFQAAQAQVRELERLNQLKDDFLSTVSHELRTPMSNIKMAIQMLELTLRQAGILDSTTEPEPNRVNRYFKILREESQREISLINDLLDLSRLDAGADALHLTTINLASWLIPLLRPFEERARNHQQSLQIRLDAANLPPLITDLAKLERVVTELLTNACKYTPAEGEIWVEVTSLESGVQAQEEGREKKEEGRRKREEGRGKRKILAYSSAPTLQIRVTNTGTEIPLIERDRIFEKFYRIPNNDPWKYGGTGLGLALVKKLVMCLQGTLELDCGNGQVQFTVTLPLQPTVD is encoded by the coding sequence ATGAGCCTAAAATCTCGGTCGAAAAAGACCCCGCCCCAATCCAACTCGGAGGAATCGCTGTCGGACAATGCGCCCCTTTTCGAGCGCCCTGCTCCGGCATCTTCTTGTCCGTCGGCGGAGAATTCTGAACGGAACTGCGAGAATAGACACTGCACCGGGTCCAAATCTTTGTCAGGCGGTTCCCATTTGAGCAACAGTCATGCGCGATCGCACTCTTCTCCTGCGCCACCGAGCGATGGTTCCGCTGCCTCATCGTCCGCGATCGCTCAACCCCTGCTCAAGTTTGACAGCCTGGAAATTAGCAGCCTGGAAGCTAGCAGTCTGAAAGCTAGCAGCCCGGCGGATTTCTCAGATGCGCTGCCGCCGTTCATTCAACCGCTGCTCACGCTGATTTCTGACCTAGTTTATGTCTATGACCGGGTGGCGCACCGCCTCATGCTGATGAACGATCGGACGGCGGCAGTGCTGGGGGATTGCCTGGAGGGACTACAGTCGCCTAGTATCGCCGCCCTCTCTGCACGGGTTCATTCAGAGGACTGGGCACGGGTGCAGACGTATCTGGCTCAGATGTTGGGCGAGTCGAGCGATGAGCATGAGGTGGAATTTCGCCTGCGGCAGAGCAACGGCGAGTGGCGCTGGCTGCGATCGCGCGATCGCCTGTTGTCTCGCACGCTCGATGGACTGCCCTGGCAGCGGTTGGGCCTTTTGACTGATATTACCCACCAAAAGCAAACAGACTCTACCGCCCAGCCAACGTCCCTGGTCGAGCAGCAGATGGCGCTGGTTTCCAAACAAGCCACCCACTTTGCCCGGATGCTGAGTCAGTCTTTGGATTTGAAAGACATCCTGAATACGGCTGTAGATCAGGTTCTACAGATCTTTCAGGCAGATCGGGTGCTGATCTACCGCCTGTTTGAAAATGGCACAGGCAGCATCATCGTAGATGCGATCGCCGCAGGGTGTCCACCGATTGCGGGGCATCCGCCGCCAGAGAGCATCTTTCCTATAGCCGATCGCCCGACTAGCAACGCGGGCTGGGTCTACAGCCTGGATAACCTAGAGGCGGAATCGCTTTCAGAGCATTCTCGCAGCGTTTTGCGACGGCTGGGCGTTCGCGCCATGCTGGTCGTGCCGATGATGCAGCAAGATACGCTGTGGGGCTGGCTGGTGGTGCATCAGTGTTTGGGCGATCGCACCTGGCAGAAGTGGGAAACTGACCTGATTACCCAACTTGCGGGCCAGTTAGAGCTGGCCATTGCCCAATCGGAACTCTATCAGCAGGTGCAGCGCCTAAATGTTGATCTAGAGCGGCAGATTCAGGCCCGCACGGCCGAACTGCGGCTAGCGTCGAACTTTGAAGCGACGCTCAAACGCATTACCGACAAGGTGCGCGACAGCCTCGACGAAGATCAGATTTTGCAAACGGCAGTGCAGGAATTGGCGATCGCCACCGAGATTAGCTGCTGCAATGCCGCCCTCTATGACCTGGAAGGGGGCACCTCGACGGTTCGCTACGAGTACACCACCACCGTCTCCCCCTACCAAGGACGCACCGCCGATCTAGCGGCCTTCCCAGAGATCTACGGCCCATTGCTCAACGGGCAGAGTCTACAATTCTGCTCTCTTGTGCCCAACCCGGTGCGCGGGCGCGTGTCCATGCTGGCAACGCCCATTATGGACGACCAGGGCGTGCTGGGCGACTTGTGGATGATCAACCACGCCTTCTATGCCTTTGGCGAACAGGACTTGCGGATGGCGCAGCAGGTGGCCAACCAGTGTGCGATCGCCCTCCGCCAGGCCCGGCTGTTTCAAGCTGCCCAAGCTCAGGTGCGAGAACTAGAAAGACTCAACCAACTCAAAGACGACTTCCTCAGCACCGTCTCCCACGAACTGCGAACGCCCATGTCCAATATCAAAATGGCCATTCAAATGCTAGAGTTAACCCTCCGGCAGGCGGGCATTTTGGACAGCACCACAGAGCCAGAGCCAAACCGGGTCAACCGCTACTTCAAAATCCTGCGGGAAGAGTCGCAGCGCGAAATCAGTCTGATCAACGACCTACTTGACCTGTCGCGGCTCGACGCGGGCGCAGATGCGCTGCATCTCACCACAATCAACCTGGCCAGCTGGCTAATACCACTGCTGCGCCCGTTTGAGGAACGTGCCCGCAATCACCAGCAATCTCTACAAATTCGCCTGGACGCAGCTAACCTCCCACCCTTGATCACCGACCTGGCTAAGCTGGAGCGCGTGGTTACAGAACTGCTGACCAATGCCTGCAAGTACACCCCTGCGGAGGGCGAAATTTGGGTCGAGGTAACGAGTCTGGAATCGGGGGTTCAAGCGCAGGAGGAGGGAAGAGAGAAGAAGGAAGAAGGAAGAAGGAAGAGAGAAGAGGGAAGAGGGAAGAGAAAAATACTTGCTTACTCCAGCGCTCCAACTCTCCAGATCCGCGTTACTAACACTGGCACGGAAATTCCGCTCATCGAGCGCGATCGCATTTTTGAAAAGTTCTACCGCATCCCCAATAACGACCCCTGGAAATATGGCGGCACTGGGCTAGGGCTGGCGCTCGTGAAAAAGCTGGTCATGTGCCTGCAAGGTACGCTAGAGCTAGACTGCGGCAATGGACAGGTTCAATTCACGGTCACGCTGCCGCTTCAGCCAACAGTTGACTAA